A window of Pseudomonas mucidolens contains these coding sequences:
- a CDS encoding alpha/beta hydrolase — protein sequence MTQPLILQPSKPADACVIWLHGLGADRYDFLPVAEALQETLLSTRFVLPQAPTRPVTINGGYEMPSWYDIKAMSPARSISLEELEVSAKNLTDLIDQQKSSGIDASRIFLAGFSQGGAVVLHTAFLNWQGPLGGVIALSTYAPTFDDELELSASQQRIPTLCLHGQYDEVVHNAMGRSAYEHLKTRGVTVTWQEYPMGHEVLPQEIRDIGTWLSARLD from the coding sequence ATGACCCAGCCCTTGATTCTTCAGCCCTCCAAGCCCGCAGATGCCTGCGTTATCTGGTTGCATGGCCTGGGTGCCGATCGCTACGACTTCCTGCCAGTCGCCGAAGCGCTGCAGGAAACGTTGTTGTCCACCCGCTTTGTTTTGCCCCAGGCGCCGACCCGCCCGGTGACGATTAATGGCGGCTACGAGATGCCCAGCTGGTACGACATCAAGGCCATGAGCCCGGCGCGCTCCATCAGCCTGGAAGAGTTGGAAGTGTCGGCAAAAAACCTCACCGATTTAATCGACCAGCAAAAAAGCAGCGGAATAGACGCCTCGCGCATTTTTCTCGCGGGTTTCTCCCAAGGTGGCGCCGTGGTCTTGCACACAGCGTTTCTGAACTGGCAGGGCCCGTTGGGTGGCGTGATCGCCCTCTCCACTTACGCGCCGACCTTCGACGACGAGCTTGAGTTATCCGCCAGTCAGCAGCGGATTCCGACCCTGTGCCTGCACGGCCAATACGATGAAGTGGTGCACAACGCCATGGGGCGTAGCGCTTATGAGCATTTGAAGACCCGTGGTGTCACCGTGACATGGCAGGAATACCCAATGGGTCACGAAGTGTTACCCCAGGAGATACGCGATATCGGCACCTGGTTGAGCGCTCGCCTGGACTGA
- a CDS encoding amino acid ABC transporter permease encodes MTSHTFKPDMPPPNSSIGVVAWMRANMFSSWLNTLLTLFAFYLIYLVIPPILSWAVIDANWVGTTQADCTKEGACRVFIQQRFGQFMYGYYPVDLRWRVDLTVWLAVIGAAPLFISRFPRKAVYGLGFLVLYPIIAFYLLHGGIFGMTNVPTSRWGGLMLTLVIATVGIAGALPLGIVLALGRRSDMPAIRVVCVTFIEFWRGVPLITVLFMSSVMLPLFLPEGMNFDKLLRALIGVILFQSAYVAEVVRGGLQAIPKGQYEAAAAMGLGYWRSMGLVILPQALKMVIPGIVNTFIALFKDTSLVIIIGLFDLLNSVKQAAADPKWLGMATEGYVFAALVFWIFCFGMSRYSMHLERKLDTGHKR; translated from the coding sequence ATGACATCCCATACTTTCAAACCTGACATGCCCCCGCCGAACAGCAGTATCGGCGTGGTGGCATGGATGCGCGCGAACATGTTCTCCAGCTGGCTTAACACCCTGCTGACGCTGTTCGCGTTCTACCTGATCTACCTGGTGATCCCGCCGATTCTCAGTTGGGCGGTCATTGACGCCAACTGGGTCGGCACCACCCAGGCCGACTGCACCAAGGAGGGCGCCTGCCGGGTGTTCATCCAGCAGCGCTTCGGCCAGTTCATGTACGGCTACTACCCGGTGGACCTGCGCTGGCGCGTCGACCTGACCGTGTGGTTGGCGGTCATCGGCGCCGCGCCGCTGTTCATCTCGCGTTTCCCGCGCAAGGCCGTCTACGGCCTGGGGTTCCTGGTGCTGTACCCGATCATTGCCTTCTACCTGCTGCACGGCGGGATTTTCGGCATGACCAATGTCCCCACCAGTCGCTGGGGCGGCCTGATGCTGACCCTGGTGATCGCTACCGTCGGCATCGCCGGCGCCTTGCCGTTGGGTATCGTGCTGGCATTGGGTCGACGTTCGGACATGCCGGCGATTCGTGTGGTGTGCGTGACCTTCATCGAGTTCTGGCGCGGTGTGCCGTTGATCACGGTGCTGTTCATGTCGTCGGTGATGTTGCCGCTGTTCCTGCCTGAAGGCATGAACTTCGACAAGCTGCTGCGGGCACTGATCGGGGTGATTCTGTTCCAGTCGGCCTATGTGGCCGAAGTGGTGCGCGGTGGTTTGCAGGCGATCCCCAAAGGGCAGTACGAAGCCGCTGCGGCGATGGGCCTGGGTTACTGGCGCAGCATGGGCCTGGTGATTTTGCCGCAAGCCTTGAAGATGGTGATCCCGGGGATCGTCAACACTTTCATCGCGCTGTTCAAGGACACCAGCCTTGTGATCATCATCGGCCTGTTCGACCTGCTCAACAGCGTCAAGCAAGCTGCCGCCGACCCCAAATGGCTGGGCATGGCCACTGAAGGCTATGTATTCGCGGCCCTGGTGTTCTGGATTTTCTGTTTTGGTATGTCGCGCTATTCCATGCATCTGGAACGCAAGCTCGACACAGGCCACAAGCGTTAG
- a CDS encoding amino acid ABC transporter permease, whose protein sequence is MQNSIGAPKQRLSLSDPRVRAWVFQIVTIVAVVSLGWFLFDNTQTNLEHRGITSGFSFLERSAGFGIAQTLIDYTEADSYARVFVIGLLNTLLVTFIGVILATILGFIIGVARLSKNWIIAKLATVYVEVFRNIPPLLQILFWYFAVFLTLPGPRGAHNVGDIFFVSSRGVNMPGALVTEGFWPFVVSVVLAIVAIVLMSRWATKRFEATGQPFHKFWVGLALFLAIPALCALLFGAPVHWEMPELKGFNFVGGWVLIPELLALTLALTVYTAAFIAEIVRSGIKSVSHGQTEAAHSLGMRNGPTLRKVIIPQALRVIIPPLTSQYLNLAKNSSLAAGIGYPEMVSLFAGTVLNQTGQAIEVIAITMSVYLAISISISLLMNWYNKRIALIER, encoded by the coding sequence ATGCAAAATTCAATCGGCGCACCCAAGCAGAGGCTCAGCCTCAGCGATCCACGCGTGCGTGCCTGGGTCTTTCAGATCGTCACGATTGTGGCGGTCGTCTCATTGGGCTGGTTTCTGTTCGATAACACGCAAACCAACCTTGAACACCGGGGCATTACCTCCGGGTTCAGCTTTCTGGAGCGCAGTGCCGGTTTCGGCATCGCCCAAACCCTGATCGACTACACCGAAGCGGACAGTTATGCCCGCGTCTTTGTCATCGGCTTGCTTAACACCCTGTTGGTGACCTTTATCGGCGTGATCCTGGCGACCATTCTCGGTTTCATTATCGGCGTGGCGCGTCTGTCGAAGAACTGGATCATCGCCAAACTGGCAACGGTGTACGTGGAGGTTTTCCGTAACATCCCGCCCTTGCTACAGATTTTGTTCTGGTACTTCGCGGTGTTCCTGACCCTGCCGGGGCCGCGCGGCGCGCATAACGTCGGTGACATCTTCTTTGTCAGCAGCCGCGGCGTGAACATGCCTGGCGCCTTGGTGACCGAAGGGTTCTGGCCGTTCGTGGTCAGCGTCGTGCTGGCGATTGTCGCGATCGTACTGATGAGCCGCTGGGCCACCAAACGCTTTGAGGCCACCGGGCAGCCGTTCCACAAGTTCTGGGTCGGGCTGGCGCTGTTCCTGGCGATCCCGGCGCTGTGCGCGCTACTGTTCGGCGCGCCGGTGCACTGGGAAATGCCGGAGCTCAAGGGGTTCAACTTCGTGGGTGGCTGGGTGCTGATTCCAGAGCTGCTGGCCTTGACCCTGGCGTTGACGGTGTACACGGCGGCGTTTATCGCTGAAATCGTGCGTTCCGGGATCAAGTCGGTCAGCCACGGCCAAACGGAAGCGGCCCACTCGCTGGGCATGCGCAACGGGCCGACCCTGCGCAAGGTGATCATCCCGCAAGCCCTGCGGGTGATCATTCCTCCGCTCACCAGCCAATACCTGAACCTGGCAAAAAACTCTTCGTTGGCAGCCGGCATCGGTTACCCGGAAATGGTCTCGTTGTTTGCCGGTACGGTGCTGAACCAGACCGGGCAGGCGATCGAAGTCATTGCCATCACCATGAGCGTGTACCTGGCGATCAGTATCAGCATTTCCCTGCTGATGAACTGGTACAACAAGCGCATTGCGCTGATCGAGCGGTGA
- a CDS encoding amino acid ABC transporter substrate-binding protein yields the protein MKVLKSTLAIVCAAAALGVSSFAQAGATLDAVQKKGFVQCGVSDGLPGFSVPDATGKILGIDADFCRAVAAAVFGDATKVKFSQLNAKERFTALQSGEIDILSRNTTMTSSRDAGMGLKFPGFITYYDGIGFLVNNKLGVKSAKELDGATICIQAGTTTELNVSDYFRGNGLKYTPITFDTSDESAKSLESGRCDVLTSDKSQLFAQRSKLAAPKDYVVLPETISKEPLGPVVRNGDDEWLAIVRWTGYAMLNAEEAGITSKNVEAQAKSTKNPDVARMLGADGEYGKDLKLPKDWVVQIVKQVGNYGEVFEKNLGKSTPLEIDRGLNALWTNGGIQYAPPVR from the coding sequence ATGAAGGTATTGAAATCCACCCTGGCCATCGTTTGCGCGGCCGCGGCACTGGGTGTCAGCAGTTTCGCCCAGGCGGGCGCAACCCTGGACGCCGTACAGAAGAAAGGTTTTGTGCAATGTGGTGTGAGTGACGGTTTGCCGGGTTTCTCGGTACCGGACGCCACCGGCAAGATCCTCGGCATCGATGCTGACTTCTGCCGTGCCGTAGCCGCCGCGGTATTCGGCGACGCGACCAAAGTCAAATTCAGTCAACTGAACGCCAAGGAGCGTTTCACCGCGCTGCAGTCCGGCGAAATCGACATCCTGTCGCGCAACACCACCATGACCAGCTCCCGTGACGCGGGCATGGGCCTGAAATTCCCGGGCTTCATTACTTACTACGACGGCATCGGCTTCCTGGTAAACAACAAGCTGGGCGTCAAGAGCGCCAAGGAACTGGACGGTGCAACCATCTGCATCCAGGCCGGTACCACCACCGAGCTGAACGTGTCCGACTACTTCCGCGGCAACGGCCTGAAGTACACCCCGATTACGTTCGATACCTCCGATGAAAGCGCCAAGTCGCTGGAGTCCGGCCGTTGCGACGTACTGACCTCCGACAAGTCCCAACTGTTCGCCCAGCGCAGCAAGCTGGCCGCGCCGAAGGACTACGTGGTTCTGCCGGAAACCATTTCCAAGGAGCCGCTGGGCCCGGTCGTGCGTAACGGTGACGACGAATGGCTGGCAATCGTGCGCTGGACTGGCTACGCCATGCTCAACGCCGAAGAAGCCGGCATCACCTCGAAGAACGTCGAAGCCCAAGCCAAGTCCACCAAGAACCCGGACGTCGCCCGTATGCTCGGCGCTGACGGTGAATACGGTAAAGACCTGAAACTGCCGAAAGACTGGGTCGTGCAGATCGTCAAGCAAGTCGGCAACTACGGTGAAGTGTTCGAGAAAAACCTGGGCAAAAGCACCCCGCTGGAAATCGACCGCGGCCTGAACGCGTTGTGGACCAACGGCGGCATTCAATACGCACCACCAGTGCGCTGA
- a CDS encoding CynX/NimT family MFS transporter produces MNLEPEHRMLRKPSPQVQSALEELLIDAEVDDDQVQRSPPAVSRPWLLLLSLILVALNLRPALSSMAPLLSEVSASLGLSAARAGLLTTLPVLCLGLFAPLAPILARRFGAERVVLGILLTLACGIILRSSFGEVGLFAGSLLAGASIGIIGVLLPGIVKRDFAQHAGTMTGVYTMALCLGAALAAGSTVPLSDYFGDSWNIGLGFWMLPALLASLCWLPQLGRRHAAHQVAYRVRGLLRDRLAWQVTLYMGLQSSLAYIVFGWLPSILIGRGLTATQAGLVLSGSVLVQLASSLAAPWLATRGKDQRLAIVIVMLLTLGGLFGCLYAPLDGLWGWAILLGLGQGGTFSLALTLIVLRSRDSHVAANLSSMAQGVGYTLASLGPLAVGLVHDWTGGWNAVGWIFAVLGLGAIIAGLGAGRALYVEVSSERVTELR; encoded by the coding sequence ATGAACCTTGAACCCGAGCACCGCATGCTGCGTAAACCATCGCCCCAGGTACAAAGTGCCCTTGAAGAGTTGCTGATCGATGCCGAGGTCGATGACGATCAGGTCCAGCGCAGCCCGCCGGCGGTGAGTCGCCCATGGCTGTTGCTGCTGAGCTTGATCCTGGTCGCGCTGAACTTGCGTCCGGCGCTGTCGAGCATGGCGCCGTTGCTCAGTGAAGTGTCCGCCAGCCTCGGTCTTTCGGCGGCCCGGGCGGGTCTGCTGACGACGTTGCCGGTGCTGTGCCTGGGCCTGTTCGCGCCGCTGGCGCCGATCCTGGCCCGGCGCTTCGGTGCCGAACGGGTGGTGCTGGGGATCTTGCTGACCTTAGCCTGCGGCATCATCCTGCGCAGTTCTTTCGGTGAAGTCGGGTTATTTGCCGGCAGCCTGTTGGCCGGCGCCAGTATCGGCATTATCGGCGTACTGCTACCCGGTATCGTCAAGCGTGACTTCGCCCAACACGCCGGCACCATGACCGGCGTCTACACCATGGCGCTGTGCCTGGGCGCGGCGCTCGCAGCGGGTTCTACGGTGCCCTTGAGCGACTATTTCGGTGACAGCTGGAATATCGGCCTGGGGTTCTGGATGCTGCCGGCCTTGCTGGCAAGCCTGTGCTGGCTGCCGCAACTCGGACGCAGACACGCTGCGCATCAAGTGGCCTATCGCGTGCGCGGGTTGTTGCGGGATCGACTGGCCTGGCAAGTGACCTTGTACATGGGCCTGCAATCCTCCCTGGCCTATATCGTCTTCGGCTGGCTGCCGTCGATCCTTATCGGCCGTGGATTGACGGCGACCCAGGCGGGGCTGGTGTTGTCCGGTTCGGTGCTGGTGCAACTCGCCAGCTCCCTTGCCGCACCTTGGCTGGCCACGCGCGGCAAGGACCAGCGCCTGGCGATTGTGATCGTGATGCTGTTGACCCTTGGCGGCCTGTTCGGCTGCCTGTATGCACCGCTGGACGGCTTGTGGGGCTGGGCGATTCTCCTGGGGCTGGGACAGGGCGGCACGTTCAGCCTCGCGCTGACCTTGATTGTGCTGCGCTCGCGGGATTCGCATGTCGCGGCCAATCTGTCGAGTATGGCCCAGGGGGTCGGTTACACCCTGGCATCGCTGGGCCCCCTCGCGGTCGGCCTGGTGCATGACTGGACCGGTGGCTGGAACGCAGTCGGCTGGATCTTCGCGGTGCTGGGTCTGGGCGCAATCATTGCCGGCCTCGGTGCGGGCAGGGCGTTGTATGTCGAGGTCAGCAGCGAAAGGGTCACTGAGCTTCGCTGA
- a CDS encoding nuclear transport factor 2 family protein gives MRDAHSALITRFYEAFQRLDAEAMSACYSDDVLFSDPAFGELRGRDAGDMWRMLTTRAKDFSLTFDNVRSDERSGGAHWVATYLFSQTGNIVVNDIQARFVFRDGKICEHHDRFDLWRWSRQALGTKGLLLGWTPLVRNAVRAQALKGLRAFQASR, from the coding sequence ATGCGTGATGCCCACAGTGCCCTGATCACTCGGTTCTACGAGGCCTTTCAGCGCCTGGATGCCGAGGCCATGAGCGCCTGCTACAGCGACGATGTGCTGTTCAGCGACCCGGCCTTCGGTGAGTTGCGCGGGCGCGACGCCGGCGACATGTGGCGCATGCTCACCACGCGGGCCAAGGATTTTTCCCTGACGTTCGATAACGTGCGCAGCGACGAACGCTCCGGCGGTGCCCATTGGGTGGCGACTTATCTGTTCAGCCAGACCGGCAACATCGTGGTCAACGACATCCAGGCGCGCTTCGTGTTTCGCGATGGCAAGATCTGCGAACACCATGACCGTTTCGACCTGTGGCGCTGGTCCCGTCAGGCCCTGGGCACCAAAGGCCTGTTGCTGGGCTGGACGCCGCTGGTGCGCAACGCGGTGCGGGCCCAGGCGCTCAAGGGGCTGCGGGCGTTTCAGGCCAGTCGCTGA
- a CDS encoding GIY-YIG nuclease family protein — protein sequence MPEHLVNSSSDSIEPRSWFVYLVRAANGSLYCGVSNDPVRRFASHQSGKGARFFLSSPAVALVYTEACSSKSEALRQERLIKKLKKSAKECLVASALSR from the coding sequence TTGCCAGAACATCTTGTGAACAGTTCGTCTGACTCCATTGAGCCCAGATCTTGGTTTGTCTATCTGGTTCGCGCCGCCAATGGCTCCTTGTATTGCGGGGTCAGCAACGACCCGGTGCGCCGCTTTGCCTCTCACCAGAGCGGTAAGGGCGCGCGGTTTTTTCTTTCAAGTCCCGCGGTCGCACTGGTCTACACGGAAGCCTGCTCGAGCAAAAGTGAAGCCCTGCGCCAGGAGCGCCTGATCAAAAAATTGAAGAAAAGCGCGAAGGAATGCTTGGTAGCGAGTGCATTATCACGCTGA
- a CDS encoding FadR/GntR family transcriptional regulator: MIDIAPLIKRSLVDLALEQLRQRITQGKWAVGERLPTEPELSAELGISRNTVREAMRVLAFSGLIEIRQGDGSYLRSMTDPLGAMKAMSQCSLGQAQETRQILEVEAIGLAALRRTEEDLQTLREALAESAQRFHGELESYIRADLIFHQRLVDAAHNPALSELYHYFSSIVAAQLRQTLNVQPRRQAVFDLHDALLDAVEQQDPERAKRLCRQLINEP; encoded by the coding sequence ATGATCGACATCGCCCCCCTTATCAAACGCTCCCTGGTCGACTTGGCCCTCGAGCAACTGCGCCAACGTATCACCCAAGGCAAATGGGCGGTGGGCGAGCGTTTGCCCACCGAGCCCGAACTGTCTGCCGAACTGGGCATCAGCCGCAACACCGTGCGCGAAGCCATGCGCGTACTGGCGTTTTCCGGGTTGATCGAGATTCGCCAGGGCGACGGCAGTTACCTGCGTTCGATGACTGATCCGCTGGGGGCGATGAAAGCCATGTCCCAATGTTCCCTGGGGCAGGCCCAGGAGACCCGACAGATTCTCGAAGTCGAAGCCATTGGCCTGGCCGCGTTGCGCCGTACTGAAGAGGATTTGCAGACCTTGCGCGAGGCCCTCGCCGAGAGCGCCCAGCGCTTTCATGGCGAGTTGGAAAGCTATATCCGCGCCGACCTGATTTTCCATCAACGCCTGGTGGATGCCGCGCATAATCCGGCCTTGAGCGAGCTGTACCATTATTTTTCGAGCATCGTCGCTGCCCAATTGCGTCAAACCCTGAATGTCCAACCACGTCGCCAAGCCGTGTTCGACCTGCACGACGCGCTGCTGGATGCCGTGGAGCAGCAGGATCCGGAACGCGCCAAGCGCCTTTGTCGGCAGTTGATCAATGAACCTTGA
- a CDS encoding amino acid ABC transporter ATP-binding protein — MSEANKQPVSPEGIIQMQGVNKWYGQFHVLKDINLDVKQGERIVLCGPSGSGKSTTIRCLNRLEEHQQGRIVVDGVELTNDLKQIETVRREVGMVFQHFNLFPHLTILQNCTLAPMWVRKMPKRKAEEIAMHYLERVRIPEQAHKYPGQLSGGQQQRVAIARALCMKPKIMLFDEPTSALDPEMVKEVLDTMIGLAEDGMTMLCVTHEMGFARTVANRVIFMDKGEIVEQAAPNDFFDNPQNDRTKLFLSQILH; from the coding sequence ATGAGCGAAGCAAACAAACAGCCTGTGAGCCCTGAAGGCATTATCCAGATGCAGGGCGTGAACAAGTGGTACGGCCAGTTCCACGTGTTGAAAGACATCAACCTCGACGTCAAACAGGGCGAGCGTATCGTGCTGTGCGGCCCGTCGGGTTCCGGCAAGTCCACCACCATCCGCTGCCTCAACCGCCTGGAAGAACACCAGCAAGGGCGCATTGTGGTGGATGGCGTGGAACTGACCAACGACCTCAAGCAGATCGAAACGGTCCGCCGTGAAGTCGGCATGGTGTTTCAGCACTTCAATCTGTTCCCGCACCTGACCATCCTGCAGAACTGCACGCTGGCGCCAATGTGGGTGCGCAAGATGCCCAAGCGCAAGGCCGAGGAAATCGCCATGCACTATCTGGAGCGGGTGCGTATTCCGGAGCAGGCTCACAAGTATCCGGGGCAACTGTCCGGCGGTCAGCAACAGCGCGTGGCGATTGCCCGGGCGTTGTGCATGAAGCCGAAAATCATGCTGTTCGATGAACCGACCTCGGCCCTCGATCCGGAAATGGTCAAGGAAGTACTCGACACCATGATCGGCCTCGCCGAAGACGGCATGACCATGCTCTGCGTGACCCACGAAATGGGTTTTGCGCGGACCGTGGCCAACCGTGTGATCTTCATGGACAAGGGCGAGATCGTTGAACAGGCGGCGCCGAATGACTTCTTCGATAACCCACAGAATGATCGGACCAAGCTGTTCTTGAGCCAGATTCTGCATTGA